ACCCAGCCCGTATCTTGCCATGTAAAATTTGGCAAGATAAATTTGCTCCTTTGTAGACTTGGGATCGTTAAGAACCATGCGAAGGAACGGCTCGGCGGAGGAGAGACTATTAGATCCGGATTGCAAATGTACACTAGCAACTGCTAGGGCGGAAACAGGGTCTCCCGACTCAGCAGCATCCCCCCAAATTCTGAGTGCCCGGACTATATCACGGGATATTTCACCTAAGTCATCATATtgattatacaaattattttgcaattttacGTTCTTAAAATCCTTACAATTAACACGCCGATATTAATGCAACAATgttcataattatatatgcatgcatattgaatatatatatatatatatatatgaatgGATTATATACGATTTTAATAGATATACATAAGCACCAATATAATTGGAAGACGCTATCGTAGTGACCCTAGCCATATtgatatatgttattaccCTTATGTGCATTAACTTTTTCTGCCATGATAATGCAAACAACTCATTTCAAGTGTTAACCCTTAGGTACATTAATACTATATCAATCGTAAAGTTTATCAGAAATGATCACCAtaccaataattattgcGATAAAAATACCATTTATATACATTCTGGAACCATAAatggaaaattatataaatctacacaattatttttgaattgaCCATTTTGTGCgatttattgaatttgaacCCAATAATTTCAGTTCCAACgtttattattttatagTTGTATAGCATAGTTAAAGTTTTCCATTAAAAAActacaaatattttatactTTGGATGTTACATTGAAAGACTTTGCCgtatcaatttatatatagatTGAtcattgtattattattatgaGGTATATATAAAAGGTCTGGCCAATAAAGGAATgttatgaaattaaaattaggTTAAAAGATGCGCCTTTACCACACCTTTATACAAAACAATAACACttatatgtattatacatatttattgttataattCGATTTATTAACgtatataaatgaatatataaatatatgaatattgttttatacattatgtcaattatattcatatcaTAAAATCTTACGTATTATTAAGgtatttcaaatatgaaaaatgacaaaatttcatatttacaatatgTTATAGTAGAAAGACGCATACCATCATCATGACCCATGTAATAGAGCTCGCCTAGAGCCCTTATCCCGTCAGGATTTCCCTCGGAAGCAATTGACTTAATAAACTCAGCATAGTATCTCGATGCATTGTGCATATCGTGCGCGTTTTGAATCATAGTAGAAGCATATGAATCGTTAATATCAGGATGCAACCAATTATCACCATTTGAACCGTTAATTGAATTTCTAGCGATCTCTAGTATATAGGGAATTGCCCTCAAACATTTAACAGGTGATTCATCAGCTAAATATAATGCATGCTTACCAGGTCTATGGAGAGAATAGTGAGAGCTTTTAGGTAACCCCATGTATACATTGCTAACATGTCCAAATCCCGTCTTTAGATAGTAAGAATGGGCCAACATAGATAGGGAATCGCCCAATTTAGAGCCTGTGACAAATGATATGAAAGGCTGATCGAATCCAGACTTCTCTTCTGGGTATTCAAATGAGTTGTATGGCGCATCAAATGGTATCTTCAAATTCGATAGAGGAGGCAATACTTGTACAGTACTTCCAGTGCTAGTCACTGATATGCCTGAATATCCATTTACGACAGGTGGGTAACCTATAGCCAATAGAAAACCTAAGTAAAGTGTTGCGTTACCTATTAATGCATAGCATAACCCACAGCCTGAAGCCTGACCTGACAATATATCCGCCAGTGCATAATCGATATTGCGAGGCCAACCATTGGGAAAACTTAATTTACCTTTAGAATCTGGAAAACCGAAGATGAATAAATATCCCCTAACACAGTGCATTTCGCCAACCAGcattgaaattgatgattgGGGCAGTTCTAAATACTCGGAGAgcaaattgccaaatttgcCACTATACTTGAGGCAAATATTACGCATGATTAACggaataatattattggaTGAcatttttttgtattttagaTTGGAAATCATGTTGAAAATGTCATAAACGTCCTTGAAATTTAGCGACTGTCCttgaattatattactTGGACCACTAAAATTGCTAGTAAATCCAGTTGACAATATTTCTTTAAACATGTGGTTTGGCCTAAAACTGAGACTAGATAGATGATCAGAGGCAAAAATGTCAAAAGAGGTTAATTTGGAAAACAATTTGTCATTATTAGAATCAGCCGCACTATCATGAATACCAAATTGCCATTGAAAGCTTTTGGAAAGAAATGATTTGGGTAATCTTTGATCTTCTTCAAACTTTCCTTCCATATTAACAGAATTTACGAGTAATGTCAATAGCTGTACTATTTCTATACCAATTCTACGTTAATAATCCTagtaattgaatataaatgattattcGGTGCtatcatatataatgtaaatgtaatatataacatacCTATCAATTATCTCGTCCAAATTCGGAGCAATACCCTGGtcaaatgatgaaataataaattcattaatcCTTTTCTCTGCATCCTTAACTTCCTTTATATACAGAGGAAATGAAAAATTCTTATCTGCAAGAATTACATAATCGACAAGTGAATTAACAACTTCTCCACTAGACTTGATTCGGTATCTACCGTTATAAGCCTCTACGCCAAACAAAGTCTCTACCATAAGCCAGAAATATGATAGCGCAGCATCGTTGTCAGAATAGTTACGAATTAGAGCATCATGAATTGGCTCGTTCCTATTCACTATTTTGGATATCTTCTTAATCACATCATTCGGCACTTGAGTATTGGCGTAAATTACTTTATAGGTGACATTTTCAGGCTTGTTCTCACCAACATTCTCAAATTGCAACATGTTCAACAACctgtttttaatttcatttatttccaatttGATATCACCCGCAGAAACTCCATTTCCAGGTGACGCAAAAACAATTGTGCCACTTAGAAATAGCACAAAAGGAGGGAACATCATCCGGCCCACATATGTTCCGACACAATAtccatattatatatcacaGGGGGGTCTGGCGATGGGGGTCTAATAACCAGAGATCtagaaatattattttgactaaataattaatggtataattttttaaaaaaacaTATACTAAAATGTATTACTAAAATAGCCAATGGTGtcacaattatttgcaataatGTTATTGTGATTAGTAGGCActgattatttaatttttgatttgttttttaattttagagGAAAAATGTTTCCAATGTGTAAACAATGaacaaaacaattaataatattaacaCATAAATCCTTAGACAAAGAAGTACCTCCGGCGGGACTCGAACCCACAACCTTTGGATTAGAAGTCCAACGCGCTATCCAATTGCGCCACGAAGGCTCACCTCCGTCCCGACAAATTGTGCAGTGTAATAACTTATGTACCAAGTATAACGCATCCATTCCATTGTATATACTTTCTATATACTTTTATGCTTTACCCAATTGTTTACTCAAGAATTGTACAactatattaatatataaccatataaacatttacctattaatttcatatatagttattatgAGTTATGTATATCCAGATAAATTGCGAAGCAGTAGACTACCTCCGGAAGTGACACGGATTTTATACCTAAGGTATCACTCAGATCATTTAGGAATCTGCCATACAAAATAACACCCGAGGAGCTGTACGATATCTTTGGCAAGTACGGCCCTGTCAGACAAATAAGGAGgtaataaactatttaattCAGGGGAGTATCTAATAGCACAAAAGGAACCGCTTTTGTAGTTTATGAGGATATTTATGATGCAAAAATGGCACTGGAACATTTGTCTGGATTTAATGTTGCAGGGAGATACTTGGTTgtattgtattttaatCCGACGAGGTTGCAAAAGAAGAGAACGCTGCAGTAATATTCATTTTAATACATATTACTGTTTATGATTCTAACATAATAGCGTTACATGACTTATTTATCGCTAATTATACACAATCAAATTCActtatattatacaattttagtAACTGTTACAAATTGGGTCATGACTACTTCTTCTTTGGAATTTTCTGTTTTACGTTGTAAAATGCGATATGACCGCCTTTCATAGTATAAGGGTTAACCTTAGTAATCTTGTAAATACGGTAAATGACATTTCCCACCTTTTGCTTGTCAAATCCATGTACCGTGAGAATCATGCCCGTCCGATCAATATCAACTtttaccaaattttgatacatAGTACAAATGCGGGTAGCATCTATGGGTTTTGCACCTACACCCAATCTGATCATTAGATTTGGAAAAATTGGATCAAAATAAGCCTTAACTCCTCTGCCATTTAGAATAACCTGCCCGCCAAACCCACGAGTCTGTTCATGTAATGAATTACTAAGGGTCTTTGTCTCTAGTAGTTTCTGGTCTGTGCTGGATAATATGACAATATTTTGTGGGTTATTGCCACTTGTTTTAATTTGGTAATAGCCAATTGGTGTGGTGGTTTTTCTAAGTTATgatcatatataaaaaataaaatattataaatataatgtagcaatatttctatataaattaaataaaaacataGCTTACCTAAAAAAATACTTCAATCCCAAAACCGACACTCTACCATCCCATTTAACAAGATTTAATTTGGATGgcattttcatattttcaatttgcgATGGAGAGAGTGTGTCATTTTTTGGCAGTTCAACAAGTTTAGAATTGCTGTGCAAATCTGTGACTCCATATAGACTACTTCCAAACCGATTAGACACGGAAAAGTGCCTAATTTGACCACACATCAGTTTACTGATGTGTGGTAAATACATGGTGCCGGTGGTATATATAAGACTTATCTTTATTTAGatcattcaaaatttttattatcagaATCttttaatgtaaattacaatcaaaattgtatttatactGAGTATTTAGATGGAATCTACCACTAGTCTAATACATCAAACtcaatttactaattttcaCTCAATAACATAAGTTGTGgcaatatcaaaaaatttatctcACACGAATACAATAAtcatatcatataattcAGTTTTAACATTCATTGTCAAAATGATGCCCCCCCAAACTGCAAACCACATCAGTTTTGTTAAAGGTGACACTGCGTCTGACGAATTAAACAATGATTTTAGTACATCTAGATATGTAAAAGAAAATAGATTTGTATCAACTGTGccaattgataaaaatgtaattagtTGGATTGAATATCCGAAAGATGATAATGGATTAGAGGAATACATGCAATTTTTGTCAACACGATTATTAGTCATTGAAAAGGAAAAGCAAAAACTAGAACTTGAACGACAGGACATACTTCAAACTCTTTGGGGccataataatttattatcgCACTTAGATAATAATTCACCTAGtattaatattacaaattcaaCGTCGATAGCGGATAAATCTGAACTAATTCCATTCAGACATCTCAAACAACATACTTATACCAACAGCCAATCCCTAAATGAAATCTTAGAGCTGTGCACTCCTAATAGATGTACTAATGAAGATAATCATAACCTATTTGACGGGATGGATTTTGCTAAACTTGACTTGGACACTCTTAACTCAATTTTATCGCATTTCGGAATACGAAGTATAACAAATGTTGAATTTAACCAGGGAGTTGAATTACTTAATCACATcagaaattatttaatggtaaacaaataaattacatagGAAAATACAAACgatataaatgtaaatgtagAAACCGTTAATAAAAAAGTAGAAAATAGCGAAAATGAGGAAAAAATAGATACGATTATGGATTTAGAAATTGACAAACTGCATtccaatttcaattttgaatGGACTGTAAATGTAAACTCTGTTGAAGCTGCTACACCTGACGTAAAAgatgatattgatgaattgcTCAGGTCTGTTGCACATGATACcagataataattttaaattaattttgttgcctttgaaaataaattatcattggCAAATTAACAGcttataaattgtatattattatccaCACCAATGATATTCATGCCTTGTATAAGTAGTAGATATATATGATGAACCCCCTATAACAAATGTATGACTATGCATATGGAATCATAcattattacaaatgttTAGTCTATTATAACAcatattttccaaatatcgcacttataataattttacacttattaatatcattgataaTCGATATTTCGTTATTGActgatgatattaaaatgtgCAATCATCATCGCACTTATAAATCAATACTTTTGTTTTAGAAAAACGCCCAATTATAATCATGTACTAATAAAATCTAACAATATAAACTCTGAATTTAAAGAATCTACTTGTGAAAAGGTTGATTGGACTCAAACTCTCAATTTACCAGTCTCAAATTGGTATTTCCATGATTTTGAGAAATTAGAAAATGATTCACAGCACAAGTGGGATAATGAAGGCACATATCTTCAATCTATACTAAACAACCTTGGAGATTCCACTATTAATACCCTTGGAGCATTATCTCATGATATGTTCAGAGTTATATGCGATGGCCCTCCCTATGCCAACGGACAATCGCATATGGGACATTTGCTTAACCGCACAATTAAAGATATAAAGCTGAGATATTGGTTATCACAAGGTTATGCCGCTATAATCGTTCCTGGATGGGATTGCCACGGATTGCCTATTGAATTGAAGGCTAAAAAATCACTTGGTACAGCCACTTTACTGGAAAAGTGCGAGAGTTTGGCTCTAAATAGCATTAAAGGACAGGCTTTAACAACTGGAAAATTGGGATGCTGGGCTTTTTGGGGCCTTAGTTATGGTACAATATTGCCTCTTTACAAGCAATTAGTACAAAGTACATTCGTTCACTTGCggaacaaaaatataatttgcaaaGGCCCTTTACCAGTCCTATATTCACCAAGTGCGTGTAGCGTCGTTGCAGATGTGGAAGTTGAGATTAAAAATGTGATAAGAACATGCAGTTATATGCCTTATCAGATAAATGATAGCGATAAAATCAAATCCCTTAATGGTTTGGATTTTGACAAGCTATTCATTGTTGCTTATACCACCGAACCTTGGACATTGCTTGCTAATCAAGGACTGGCAGTAGATACTTACGcgaattattttgtatataataataataataataatatatacataatgaATGGTATAAATCCATACGGAGATTGGCCAAAACTCACTGAAATTAACGGTTCAGAACTTATTGGGTTAAAATATACAGACCCATTGTCTGGTAATGTTTATAAGATTATAAATGGCGAGAATTGCgtaatttttgatgttgGCACTGggataattcatttatcgGGAGCTCACAATCATACTGACTTTCAACTACTGGTAAAAGCTGGAATAGACACCTTTCGTAATGTGATAGATGAAAAAGGCAGATTGATTGATTATCCCAATATCAGTGCATATTCTCATGAATTAGATGATTTACTGCAGTCTAAAATTGACATTCTGCATATGCAAAATGTTGTAAAGAAGCCTTTTTGCCGTCGCACAGGAGGCAACATATTTACTAGAATTACTGATCAATACTGGCTCAACACTGGACAATTGAAACCACGAGTATTGGAAgcaattaataacatttcAGTTATTCCAAATAGTGCTAAAAATTACCTATACAAGGTCGTCTCATCTAGACCTAATCACTGGTGTCTATCAAGGCAAAGGCCTTGGGGCTGTAAAATTATcgataatgataataggTTAAAACTGCCACTAAACGATGGCCCTGATTTAGCTAATGATCTGACTAAGGTGGAGTGTTTGGATGTATGGTTTGAATCAGGTCTTAATTGGATGTACAATAACATTGTACttgaatatttgataaatgattttttcccaaaaaataataatgatacaataaaatGCAGTATTGGCATTGTTAAATCGCCAGatgatgattttaaaattggtCAGAATGATTTCTatgaacaatttaacaaatatgtCCAAGAAAATATTACTATACCATATGTAAATCcatcatcaaaattatataacaaatatctGATGGTGGAGGGACAAGATCAGCATAGAGGGTGGTTCCAATCGAGCTTATTCACTTCCCAGGCGCTAAATGTTGATTTAccatttgaaaaaatatttagccATGGATTCGTTATCAATGAAGGTGAAATAAAAAAGGTTAGCAAGAGTAAATTTGACCATGGGCAGGCGgatgaatttttatctaCATACGGCGCTGACACTCTTAGATTGTTTATTGCATCTTCTGATTTCCACCAAAAGGATATTTACATTAGTAAATTATCCCTAGAAAGAGCTAGAGACATTAGGTCCAGGTTGTGCAACACATTTAAGTTCATATTGGGTCTTAAAAAGTATATTGAtctaataaatgattttacCATTATTACTGATAgtaataatgttattaGTAGCCAATATCCTCTTGACGAAGCTGTTCTTAGGCAATTGGAAGATTTACAAAAAACCGCTAAGGAAAATTATGAGTCATTCAATTATTCAAAGATAATTAACAAgcttaaaatatttttaaaatatctatcTACTGATTATATGAGTATCATAAAggatattatatacacagAGTCAATTGAATCCTCTCGTGCCAAATCTGCATTTGGaacatttgaatttattggtAAGGTTTTATCACAAGTTGTAGCACCAATTGTGCCACACATTACTcaaaaatttaatgatCTATTTGGCACCactacaaatttacattcaAAATGGATTGATTTTTCATTGTCCAACAATTATGGTGTTGAAATGGAGCTCGCACATTGTTTGAGAGACGCAGTTATGATTCAATTAAATCGTGCAGTAGACGCTGAAGTGTTGAAATACTTCGGCCAGGCAAAAGTTAACATAGTAGCAAATGcaaatatcaaacaattaGTAGACAAATGGGATGGGAAAACTAGCGACGATCTTAGATTGTTCCTAGGGGTAGCGTCCATTGCAGCCACTGAAAACGGAAGCGAATGCGATATAAAAGTATCTGTTGAAAAGGTCAATTGGGCTAAATGCGACCGTTGCTGGTTATACCGCGAATCGGTCAACAATAGAATGATCAATGGTCATAATCACTTGTTGTGTAGTCGATGCTACGACATTGCTGAAAAactaaaatttgttttgtaatttataacattaaaaaattcagtttattttaacattatacaatataaatattagaaatgGCTAATGGCTACAATCATTTGGTTGTTTAATTGAATGCCTcttataattaattcatgttattaattttgtggTTTATGATTGTAAATTCGTATAAGTTGCGTGGCTTGAATAGTTGAGTTGCAAAAATGACAAGCAAAAAGTAAATAGTTTCTGGGCTTTACCATGATCGAGAATCTCATAAATAGCATGCTGTAAAAACATAGAACTCCTGACATATTTTTGCTAATATTATCCGGATTCTTTTTTAAATCACTAATCCCAGCCAAAACAAATCCCCAATTAGCAATGGGACCCCAAAAGTGAGAGCTTCCGTAGTACCCTAAACGACCCATCATAGTGTGTgtatcaataatatatcaccAGAGTACTTCTCTGTACACTACAATTATCCGTCAAAGTACTCATTATTGAAAtatatagtttatttaaatatatctaaCAATTTGCATATACTTTTAGTGTGATTGACTCAATGCGCAAATCTTTttgttttgtatattgAGAATTATTGGGCTCTTTCATAGTATCAttatttgtacaatatagTTTGCCTTTAatccaattatttattactaAATAACTGCTCCCAATCATCGAGTGTATAATTGTTACTTTTACGCACAATTACCTAGCACTCGATCCTGTTTCtatcatttataacaaatccaatatttatatggcctatttataatttattaacatatgcaatatttataatttcataattcTTCAATCACaaccaatttattaataattaaaatatttgaggAAAATagcattaaaaatgtaataatatatatacttatgattatatttaaaatatattgccACGATATGATCTACATTAATACTTAAAATCGTAGCAATAACTATTCAATCTCGccatcaaatttgaaattataatgtCAATTATGATAGATAGCATCGATATCTTTGATCAGCAACTCCCTATCATATTTGTGgatgaaattttcaatcaatAGTACAATGGCATGGATGAATGAAGTAAATATTCCAGCCATAGAAAGGTTGTTTAGGTTAATAGATAACAATAATaacattgaaaatgtttccAGACATGTAGGAAAGAACTTCAAAACAAAATTGGTGAAGGGGACCACTGTTGCTAAAAAAGAGATAAGCTTAATTTCCGATTGCGATAGCATGACAGACTTATATTCCTCAGGCAATTCAGCCGTTGTCTTAAAGAGTTTTGACAACATGTAACATTTCTTGACATCACTGCGAAAGTTGAGTGGGGTaataaaatgatttatattaaCTAGTGAGGGAAAGTCTTGCTTTAGGAGTAGCGATTTAAACATACTTACTACAGTTATTGCATATGCAAAGGTTTCACCGcctatgtaatttttatcatacAGTGttaatacattatattacaCCGTGAGTGTAAATAATgccaaataatataaaGTGATGAACGTTACCTTTAAACGCAGGGTGTGCTGTACCCCAACCAGTTTCAGCCAGAGTTAAACCAACATAAAAAGACAGAGCAGTTATACCCACCGACACTAAACCCAAAATATTAGTTACAATTCGCGGATTCCAGTCAATTATTCTGGTCATTAAACCTTTAGAAGTGGGATAGAAGTATTCCTTTATCGGACACCTATTATTACTCAGGTTGGCAATGAAGAAGCCTcttaatacaaataatttgtacaatgAATGCAATAGGTGTATTGTTAGTGCGATAGTAGTTAAATCTTTAGTAGACAACCCATTCCAGTAACCCTGAAAGGCCCAATTCTCCTCCAAATACTTATATGAAGAATTTGTTAACAGAATCGTCGAGATAAAAATAGGAACAATTAATCCTCTCAAAAAAGTCATTTTTAGTTCATATGACGAAGGGGTGGGAAATTGGGGATTGGCGAACAAAATCTTAAGCGAATTGAAGTAGTTGGATGCTGATGTAGTTAGCGTATTGATTGGTAGTAAAGCCCCTGAGGTGCGTGTTTTTATCGAGTTTTTGACCTGTTTAAGAGAATTTATGTTTGTTGTATTGGTGAGGGGAATATGTGCGCTGGATTTAGCGGTTGGTAGTAGCTGGTCCTGAATGAATGtgaatatgaatatataaatga
The DNA window shown above is from Babesia microti strain RI chromosome III, complete genome and carries:
- a CDS encoding hypothetical protein (overlaps_old_locusTagID:BBM_III04360;~overlaps_old_locusTagID:BBM_III04365) — translated: MIVIWLLFTIVLLRSTNSLNVDRWAKIPNAPSIKHDQLLPTAKSSAHIPLTNTTNINSLKQVKNSIKTRTSGALLPINTLTTSASNYFNSLKILFANPQFPTPSSYELKMTFLRGLIVPIFISTILLTNSSYKYLEENWAFQGYWNGLSTKDLTTIALTIHLLHSLYKLFVLRGFFIANLSNNRCPIKEYFYPTSKGLMTRIIDWNPRIVTNILGLVSVGITALSFYVGLTLAETGWGTAHPAFKGGETFAYAITVVSMFKSLLLKQDFPSLVNINHFITPLNFRSDVKKCYMLSKLFKTTAELPEEYKSVMLSQSEIKLISFLATVVPFTNFVLKFFPTCLETFSMLLLLSINLNNLSMAGIFTSFIHAIVLLIENFIHKYDRELLIKDIDAIYHN
- a CDS encoding hypothetical protein (overlaps_old_locusTagID:BBM_III04350); this translates as MMPPQTANHISFVKGDTASDELNNDFSTSRYVKENRFVSTVPIDKNVISWIEYPKDDNGLEEYMQFLSTRLLVIEKEKQKLELERQDILQTLWGHNNLLSHLDNNSPSINITNSTSIADKSELIPFRHLKQHTYTNSQSLNEILELCTPNRCTNEDNHNLFDGMDFAKLDLDTLNSILSHFGIRSITNVEFNQGVELLNHIRNYLMENTNDINVNVETVNKKVENSENEEKIDTIMDLEIDKLHSNFNFEWTVNVNSVEAATPDVKDDIDELLRSVAHDTR
- a CDS encoding conserved Plasmodium protein, unknown function (overlaps_old_locusTagID:BBM_III04335), translating into MMFPPFVLFLSGTIVFASPGNGVSAGDIKLEINEIKNRLLNMLQFENVGENKPENVTYKVIYANTQVPNDVIKKISKIVNRNEPIHDALIRNYSDNDAALSYFWLMVETLFGVEAYNGRYRIKSSGEVVNSLVDYVILADKNFSFPLYIKEVKDAEKRINEFIISSFDQGIAPNLDEIIDRIGIEIVQLLTLLVNSVNMEGKFEEDQRLPKSFLSKSFQWQFGIHDSAADSNNDKLFSKLTSFDIFASDHLSSLSFRPNHMFKEILSTGFTSNFSGPSNIIQGQSLNFKDVYDIFNMISNLKYKKMSSNNIIPLIMRNICLKYSGKFGNLLSEYLELPQSSISMLVGEMHCVRGYLFIFGFPDSKGKLSFPNGWPRNIDYALADILSGQASGCGLCYALIGFLLAIGYPPVVNGYSGISVTSTGSTVQVLPPLSNLKIPFDAPYNSFEYPEEKSGFDQPFISFVTGSKLGDSLSMLAHSYYLKTGFGHVSNVYMGLPKSSHYSLHRPADESPVKCLRAIPYILEIARNSINGSNGDNWLHPDINDSYASTMIQNAHDMHNASRYYAEFIKSIASEGNPDGIRALGELYYMGHDDGEISRDIVRALRIWGDAAESGDPVSALAVASVHLQSGSNSLSSAEPFLRMVLNDPKSTKEQIYLAKFYMARYGLGREKNPYEAGEHLLKAGTFGDTMTQMLIGHAYAGILVGVKMHEGTNLYRALKHYKYAANAGSVVGKYNSAILTIQGYDPLYTTAYERCNAGYPLFHSVAMKNTSVASLLHMAKRAEILNDQTGALLCYMMLSEVGHPVGHVRSAKLWKYRNYDNNFSQSFVANLSMAVLGKFTGSLITSNVPLSQKEYYKSSIKYAILADNFIFSKDANSSKKLHYQHLLKSEYLFCFARPVSHYQQLSNNENVNLLDYGNDNKCLRGRDGNELCLFYYSKRAAARNDPDAMSYIANSYLTSKNWIKRDYSTAFKWASDAAKLGNGMGLYISARLLERGFGVDRNCDMAIMYYKTLFESPHLESKIVGFIMIWMTVLNRFIYNLQLKIGFEFIQFSYKPCNPYVIEFKMSDKFAKMFAIVTAVFSFISGIIIYYI
- a CDS encoding pre-mRNA branch site protein p14 (overlaps_old_locusTagID:BBM_III04340); the protein is MFPMYKEVPPAGLEPTTFGLEVQRAIQLRHEGSPPSRQIVQCNNLCTKYNASIPLYILSIYFYALPNCLLKNCTTILIYNHINIYLLISYIVIMSYVYPDKLRSSRLPPEVTRILYLRNLPYKITPEELYDIFGKYGPVRQIRRGVSNSTKGTAFVVYEDIYDAKMALEHLSGFNVAGRYLVVLYFNPTRLQKKRTLQ
- a CDS encoding conserved Plasmodium protein, unknown function (overlaps_old_locusTagID:BBM_III04345) codes for the protein MYLPHISKLMCGQIRHFSVSNRFGSSLYGVTDLHSNSKLVELPKNDTLSPSQIENMKMPSKLNLVKWDGRVSVLGLKYFFRKTTTPIGYYQIKTSGNNPQNIVILSSTDQKLLETKTLSNSLHEQTRGFGGQVILNGRGVKAYFDPIFPNLMIRLGVGAKPIDATRICTMYQNLVKVDIDRTGMILTVHGFDKQKVGNVIYRIYKITKVNPYTMKGGHIAFYNVKQKIPKKK
- a CDS encoding Isoleucine--tRNA ligase (overlaps_old_locusTagID:BBM_III04350) gives rise to the protein MILKCAIIIALINQYFCFRKTPNYNHVLIKSNNINSEFKESTCEKVDWTQTLNLPVSNWYFHDFEKLENDSQHKWDNEGTYLQSILNNLGDSTINTLGALSHDMFRVICDGPPYANGQSHMGHLLNRTIKDIKLRYWLSQGYAAIIVPGWDCHGLPIELKAKKSLGTATLLEKCESLALNSIKGQALTTGKLGCWAFWGLSYGTILPLYKQLVQSTFVHLRNKNIICKGPLPVLYSPSACSVVADVEVEIKNVIRTCSYMPYQINDSDKIKSLNGLDFDKLFIVAYTTEPWTLLANQGLAVDTYANYFVYNNNNNNIYIMNGINPYGDWPKLTEINGSELIGLKYTDPLSGNVYKIINGENCVIFDVGTGIIHLSGAHNHTDFQLLVKAGIDTFRNVIDEKGRLIDYPNISAYSHELDDLLQSKIDILHMQNVVKKPFCRRTGGNIFTRITDQYWLNTGQLKPRVLEAINNISVIPNSAKNYLYKVVSSRPNHWCLSRQRPWGCKIIDNDNRLKLPLNDGPDLANDLTKVECLDVWFESGLNWMYNNIVLEYLINDFFPKNNNDTIKCSIGIVKSPDDDFKIGQNDFYEQFNKYVQENITIPYVNPSSKLYNKYLMVEGQDQHRGWFQSSLFTSQALNVDLPFEKIFSHGFVINEGEIKKVSKSKFDHGQADEFLSTYGADTLRLFIASSDFHQKDIYISKLSLERARDIRSRLCNTFKFILGLKKYIDLINDFTIITDSNNVISSQYPLDEAVLRQLEDLQKTAKENYESFNYSKIINKLKIFLKYLSTDYMSIIKDIIYTESIESSRAKSAFGTFEFIGKVLSQVVAPIVPHITQKFNDLFGTTTNLHSKWIDFSLSNNYGVEMELAHCLRDAVMIQLNRAVDAEVLKYFGQAKVNIVANANIKQLVDKWDGKTSDDLRLFLGVASIAATENGSECDIKVSVEKVNWAKCDRCWLYRESVNNRMINGHNHLLCSRCYDIAEKLKFVL
- a CDS encoding Uncharacterised protein family (UPF0041) (overlaps_old_locusTagID:BBM_III04355), yielding MGRLGYYGSSHFWGPIANWGFVLAGISDLKKNPDNISKNMSGVLCFYSMLFMRFSIMVKPRNYLLFACHFCNSTIQATQLIRIYNHKPQN